A DNA window from uncultured Methanoregula sp. contains the following coding sequences:
- a CDS encoding zinc finger domain-containing protein, which produces MSDKKCTSCSAPLAEEGATEFKCPACGVEISRCYRCREQSIPYVCPKCGFGGP; this is translated from the coding sequence ATGTCTGATAAAAAGTGTACATCCTGCAGTGCTCCGCTCGCAGAAGAGGGCGCAACAGAATTCAAGTGCCCCGCGTGCGGTGTTGAGATCAGCCGGTGCTACCGGTGCCGGGAACAGAGCATTCCCTACGTCTGCCCGAAATGTGGATTTGGGGGACCGTAA
- a CDS encoding HEAT repeat domain-containing protein, whose translation MGEDEAPEIVTEKRPRELTQDEKDALEVRRKQRVLGYISLLTDPSLNFRWRAAEALGTEGDETAVEPLIAALNDPYVDVQWLAAKSLGKIGDIRAVEPLISALGSTDKWLRAGAAWGLGKLRDKRAVPALIPLLKDVKKSVRKNAAWALGNIGDVEALAPLREAAGDPDEEVRLTAEKAIRSIESGRP comes from the coding sequence ATGGGTGAGGATGAAGCGCCGGAGATCGTAACAGAAAAGAGACCTCGCGAGCTGACACAGGACGAGAAGGATGCACTTGAGGTGCGGCGTAAACAACGGGTTCTGGGGTACATTTCACTTCTTACTGATCCGAGTCTCAATTTCCGCTGGAGAGCGGCAGAGGCCCTGGGAACCGAGGGGGACGAGACCGCGGTTGAGCCACTGATTGCTGCACTGAACGATCCGTATGTTGATGTGCAGTGGCTGGCAGCCAAATCCCTGGGTAAAATCGGGGATATCAGAGCGGTTGAACCGCTCATCTCTGCGCTGGGTTCCACGGACAAATGGCTCCGGGCCGGGGCTGCATGGGGTCTTGGAAAGTTGCGGGACAAACGGGCAGTCCCGGCACTCATTCCCCTGCTCAAAGACGTAAAAAAGAGTGTCCGGAAAAATGCCGCATGGGCGCTGGGGAATATCGGGGATGTTGAGGCATTAGCGCCGCTCCGGGAGGCAGCCGGGGATCCGGATGAGGAAGTACGACTGACCGCAGAGAAAGCTATCCGGTCTATCGAATCCGGTCGCCCATAA
- a CDS encoding elongation factor 1-beta, giving the protein MGSVAVIMRVMPESPEVNLEQLKAALKEKLPGIQDVKEEPIGFGLKSIKFIAVVNDAGGETDMLEKTIGAIPGVERAEILEVTLT; this is encoded by the coding sequence ATGGGCAGTGTAGCAGTCATCATGCGGGTGATGCCCGAATCACCCGAAGTCAACCTGGAGCAGCTGAAAGCTGCACTCAAGGAGAAATTGCCGGGCATCCAGGACGTCAAGGAAGAGCCGATCGGCTTTGGGCTTAAGTCAATCAAGTTTATCGCAGTAGTGAATGATGCCGGCGGCGAAACCGATATGCTCGAAAAGACCATCGGCGCGATCCCCGGTGTCGAACGGGCAGAAATTCTTGAAGTGACATTAACCTGA
- a CDS encoding tRNA (N(6)-L-threonylcarbamoyladenosine(37)-C(2))-methylthiotransferase: MVDRRSNNPAADFCDPDILDSLRNKRVFIETYGCRYNFGDTAKLAEILRHNGNTLENSEETADVIIINTCTVVGPTERRMLRRLSLFRDRTLYVTGCMPAVQRDAILGVCTPVIIPPESIQEKYRCIRTVAADGGGIVQVAQGCPGACTYCITRYARGPLRSFPLPDIHDQVEAFVRLGIPEIQLTAQDVSAWGMDTGLSLADLLMDLDQIPGKYFLRVGMMNPATVMRDLDSLVEAFAGDHIFRFIHLPVQSGSDRILKKMGRGYTVQDFEEIVSAFRRAYPDITLMTDMIVGFCGETGEDFARSLELVERIRPGKVNVTRYSARPLTPLATEKDFPDFVKKDRSRAMNALAERVYSAHNRSLIGTRVPVLVTEKIREGSVMARTPDYTGVVINDNLPIGYEGCAVLKKDRKYFFIGEIAK; the protein is encoded by the coding sequence ATGGTGGATCGGCGAAGTAACAATCCTGCGGCAGACTTCTGCGACCCGGATATACTGGACTCTCTGCGGAACAAGCGTGTCTTCATTGAGACCTACGGGTGCCGGTATAATTTCGGCGATACGGCAAAGCTGGCGGAGATCCTCCGGCATAATGGGAACACTCTTGAAAATTCCGAAGAAACTGCGGATGTCATCATCATCAATACCTGTACGGTTGTCGGACCTACGGAACGCCGGATGCTCCGCCGGCTCTCCCTGTTCAGGGATCGCACCCTCTATGTGACCGGTTGTATGCCCGCAGTCCAGCGTGATGCGATTCTGGGGGTCTGCACTCCTGTCATCATCCCTCCCGAATCCATCCAGGAGAAATACCGGTGCATTCGTACCGTTGCCGCTGACGGCGGGGGCATTGTACAGGTGGCGCAGGGCTGCCCGGGTGCGTGCACCTATTGTATAACCCGGTATGCCCGGGGGCCCCTCAGGAGTTTTCCCCTCCCGGATATCCACGATCAGGTAGAGGCGTTTGTCCGGCTGGGTATTCCGGAGATCCAGCTCACGGCCCAGGATGTGAGTGCCTGGGGGATGGATACCGGGCTCTCACTTGCTGACCTACTCATGGACCTCGACCAGATCCCCGGCAAATATTTCCTGCGGGTGGGGATGATGAACCCTGCAACGGTGATGCGGGACCTGGATTCCCTGGTAGAAGCATTTGCCGGTGACCATATCTTCAGGTTCATCCACCTGCCCGTACAATCCGGGTCGGACCGGATCCTCAAGAAGATGGGGAGAGGGTATACGGTCCAGGATTTCGAGGAGATCGTTTCAGCCTTCCGCAGGGCATACCCCGACATCACCCTGATGACCGACATGATTGTCGGCTTTTGTGGTGAGACCGGGGAGGATTTTGCCCGCTCCCTGGAGCTTGTTGAGCGAATCCGCCCGGGCAAAGTGAATGTCACGCGATATTCTGCCCGCCCGCTCACCCCGCTTGCAACCGAGAAAGATTTTCCGGATTTTGTAAAGAAAGACCGGTCCCGGGCCATGAACGCCCTTGCCGAACGGGTTTACTCAGCCCATAACCGGTCCCTCATCGGCACGAGAGTTCCCGTACTGGTCACCGAGAAGATCCGGGAGGGCTCCGTCATGGCCAGGACGCCCGATTATACCGGCGTTGTGATCAATGACAATCTCCCGATTGGATATGAGGGCTGCGCAGTTCTCAAAAAGGACAGGAAGTACTTTTTTATCGGAGAGATAGCGAAATAA
- a CDS encoding uridylate kinase, producing MIALRELSTEQRKTPLVVKIGGSLHSSIPDLVPILSASERPLFIIPGGGTFADVVRAADVDDDTAHWMAIAAMEQFGRLISSHGIPVTAQLVVPDKTTIFLPCESLRTTDPLPHSWDVTSDSIAAWVAEQLGLDLLLLKSTDGIVFAGDLQENITEPVKSDVVDPFFIPFILKNKIRTAIIRGSAPERVRDFLKGLPVPGTSIGTTF from the coding sequence ATGATAGCACTGCGTGAACTGTCAACAGAACAGAGGAAGACCCCATTGGTGGTCAAGATCGGGGGAAGTCTCCATTCCAGCATCCCGGACCTTGTACCCATACTCTCTGCGTCAGAACGACCCCTGTTCATTATTCCCGGAGGAGGGACATTTGCGGATGTAGTCAGGGCAGCAGATGTGGATGATGATACCGCCCACTGGATGGCAATTGCGGCAATGGAACAGTTCGGGCGGCTCATTTCATCACACGGGATTCCGGTAACCGCGCAGCTTGTTGTCCCCGATAAAACAACCATTTTCTTACCCTGTGAATCACTCAGGACAACCGATCCTCTGCCTCATTCATGGGACGTCACCTCCGATTCGATCGCGGCGTGGGTAGCTGAACAACTCGGTCTCGATCTTCTCCTCCTGAAATCCACAGATGGGATAGTGTTTGCAGGAGATTTACAGGAAAATATTACGGAACCGGTAAAATCCGATGTGGTTGATCCGTTTTTTATTCCATTCATCCTGAAAAACAAGATACGGACCGCAATCATCAGAGGATCTGCTCCTGAACGCGTTCGGGATTTCCTCAAAGGATTGCCCGTACCAGGCACTTCAATTGGTACAACCTTTTAA
- the nadX gene encoding aspartate dehydrogenase, translating to MIKIGLLGCGNIGHIIAHHTGSFAISSVYDQVFDRASEIADLCGGRAYKDFDSFLESDIDIVVEAASVSAARAHALDVLSHNKDMIIMSVGALTDVDFRDECRRTALAHGKKIYIPSGAIFGLDNLKIGNISKIDRLLLRTTKSPASLGLDTKERKQIFSGKANECIKAFPKNVNVSVAMSLAAGQDTDVELWVDPAVDRNVHELFFEGDFGETYIRVTNFPSPDNPATSYLAALSILSLLEKITDPIVIGT from the coding sequence ATGATAAAAATCGGGCTGCTGGGCTGTGGTAATATCGGGCATATTATTGCACACCACACCGGCAGTTTTGCGATCTCTTCGGTGTACGATCAGGTTTTTGACCGGGCATCAGAGATCGCGGATCTCTGCGGGGGTCGGGCATACAAGGATTTCGATTCATTTCTCGAATCGGATATCGATATCGTTGTTGAGGCTGCATCCGTCAGCGCTGCCCGGGCTCATGCACTTGACGTGCTCTCCCACAACAAAGACATGATTATCATGAGTGTCGGGGCACTCACGGACGTTGATTTCCGGGACGAATGCCGCAGGACCGCCCTTGCCCACGGAAAGAAGATCTATATCCCGAGCGGGGCGATCTTCGGCCTCGACAATCTCAAGATAGGCAATATCTCAAAGATAGACCGCCTGCTTCTCAGGACAACGAAAAGCCCCGCCTCGTTAGGCCTCGATACCAAGGAACGCAAACAGATCTTTTCAGGAAAAGCCAATGAATGCATCAAGGCATTCCCGAAGAATGTCAACGTATCTGTCGCCATGAGCCTCGCCGCCGGACAGGACACGGACGTTGAATTATGGGTCGATCCTGCGGTTGACCGGAATGTCCATGAATTATTCTTCGAGGGAGACTTCGGCGAGACTTACATCCGGGTGACCAATTTCCCAAGCCCGGACAATCCGGCAACCAGTTATCTCGCCGCACTTTCCATACTCTCCCTCCTGGAAAAGATAACGGACCCCATTGTCATCGGAACATAA
- the iorA gene encoding indolepyruvate ferredoxin oxidoreductase subunit alpha, whose translation MERKYLLGNEAIAHACLESGVDFVCGYPGTPSSEVIDTLRAQPERPYYLEWSVNEKVALENALAAAWCGVRAICTMKHVGLNVAADPLMTSAYTGVTGGLVILSADDPFAHSSQNEQDTRCYAHFARVPCLDPAGVQEAHDLIPKAFELSEEFGLPVIFRPTTRICHSKGDVALGPVIKSTRKGEFKKDPRQYVVIPAHTRILHKKLNEKQPAIRKRLVELGLNRYEIRGKTAVIASGIGVSYVEELLPQGVSLMRISAYPLDEEWLAGFVKQHEKVLVIEELAPVVEEVVRQVAGTVPVLGKKNGYAPYEGELSPAAVAVIMEKAGFLKENPYPPVAPVPDIPARPPILCAGCLHRSAFYAIKKVYKDAIYPSDIGCYTLGIQLGVVDTTICMGASITVASGIAHSGEPRDVICTIGDSTFLHTGIQGLLNAVYNNANMTVVILDNRITAMTGHQPNPNTALTACGVESPPVSLDALCRACGVTFVETVDPYDVTGMVALLQEAKKRSGVKVIIAKQMCVIMARRTGVKRGKFMVNAEICNGCGTCVRFGCPAIEFSDEKARITDLCFGCAVCADLCPTGAIVKGGRR comes from the coding sequence ATGGAACGTAAGTATCTCCTCGGAAACGAAGCGATTGCCCATGCCTGTCTTGAATCGGGCGTGGATTTCGTCTGCGGCTACCCCGGCACACCCTCTTCGGAGGTCATCGACACGCTGCGGGCCCAGCCCGAACGGCCCTATTATCTGGAATGGTCGGTGAACGAGAAGGTGGCGCTGGAGAATGCGCTTGCAGCAGCCTGGTGCGGAGTCCGCGCCATCTGCACTATGAAGCATGTGGGACTGAACGTGGCGGCAGACCCGCTGATGACAAGCGCGTATACCGGCGTTACCGGCGGGCTTGTGATCCTGAGCGCCGACGACCCGTTTGCCCACAGCTCCCAGAACGAGCAGGATACCCGGTGCTATGCGCATTTTGCGCGGGTGCCCTGCCTGGATCCCGCGGGCGTGCAGGAAGCACACGATCTGATCCCGAAGGCGTTCGAACTCTCCGAGGAGTTCGGCCTGCCTGTGATCTTCCGCCCGACAACGCGCATCTGCCACTCGAAAGGGGATGTCGCCCTTGGCCCGGTCATCAAGAGCACGCGGAAGGGCGAGTTCAAAAAAGATCCCCGCCAGTACGTGGTCATCCCCGCCCACACCCGGATCCTCCACAAAAAACTCAACGAGAAGCAGCCGGCGATCCGCAAGCGTCTCGTTGAACTCGGGCTGAACCGGTACGAGATTCGCGGAAAGACCGCGGTAATCGCAAGCGGTATCGGGGTCTCGTATGTGGAAGAACTGCTCCCGCAAGGCGTTTCGCTCATGCGGATCTCTGCCTATCCTCTCGATGAGGAATGGCTGGCCGGGTTCGTAAAACAGCATGAGAAAGTGCTCGTGATCGAGGAACTCGCACCGGTTGTGGAAGAGGTTGTCCGGCAGGTGGCCGGAACGGTCCCGGTTCTTGGCAAGAAGAACGGGTACGCGCCGTACGAGGGCGAGTTGTCCCCTGCGGCAGTTGCCGTGATAATGGAAAAGGCCGGGTTCCTGAAGGAGAACCCGTATCCCCCTGTTGCACCCGTGCCGGATATCCCGGCCCGCCCGCCGATCCTCTGTGCCGGCTGCCTGCACCGGAGTGCGTTCTACGCGATCAAGAAAGTGTACAAGGATGCAATCTACCCAAGCGATATCGGATGCTACACCCTCGGGATCCAGCTCGGCGTGGTCGACACCACCATCTGTATGGGTGCGTCCATCACGGTGGCGAGCGGGATCGCCCACTCGGGAGAACCCCGGGACGTCATCTGCACCATCGGGGATTCGACGTTCCTCCACACGGGCATCCAGGGGCTGCTGAATGCCGTGTACAACAATGCGAATATGACCGTTGTCATCCTTGACAACCGCATCACTGCGATGACCGGCCACCAGCCGAACCCGAATACCGCCCTCACCGCGTGTGGCGTGGAGAGCCCCCCGGTCTCGCTGGATGCCCTCTGCCGGGCCTGCGGAGTTACCTTTGTCGAGACCGTTGATCCGTACGATGTAACCGGCATGGTTGCACTCCTGCAGGAGGCAAAGAAACGGAGCGGTGTCAAGGTGATTATCGCCAAGCAGATGTGCGTGATCATGGCCCGTCGCACCGGCGTGAAGCGCGGGAAATTCATGGTCAACGCGGAGATCTGCAATGGCTGCGGCACCTGCGTCCGGTTCGGCTGCCCGGCAATCGAGTTCTCCGATGAGAAAGCCCGTATCACGGATCTCTGTTTCGGCTGTGCGGTCTGTGCCGATCTCTGCCCGACCGGTGCAATTGTGAAGGGGGGACGGAGATGA
- a CDS encoding helix-turn-helix domain-containing protein, with protein MTKHTCTLMHCDSMVRVLLPPMRAEMVSRLVQKQGLSQSDAAKRLGVTRAAVSQYLSRKRGAGEVMISSELDAMIDRWALAVVTGESDINLCDVCQCAKKKF; from the coding sequence ATGACCAAACACACCTGTACCCTCATGCACTGCGATTCCATGGTCAGGGTCCTGTTGCCCCCCATGAGAGCGGAGATGGTCTCAAGGCTCGTGCAGAAGCAGGGGCTCAGCCAGAGTGATGCTGCGAAACGTCTTGGGGTAACCAGGGCCGCGGTCTCGCAATACCTGAGCAGGAAGCGGGGTGCAGGGGAAGTGATGATCTCATCCGAGCTGGATGCCATGATCGACCGGTGGGCGCTTGCCGTAGTAACCGGTGAAAGCGACATCAACCTGTGCGATGTCTGCCAGTGTGCCAAAAAGAAATTCTGA
- a CDS encoding indolepyruvate oxidoreductase subunit beta: MSGSFDILIVGIGGQGTILASNILGEACLIEGRTIRGAETHGMAQRGGSVESHIRIDGKHGPLIAPGQADLLISFDLLEALRYSHYLKPGKTMVINRDMVHPTSVFTHKLTVPSEEEVIAVLKKYDLRLIDAEELATAAGSPLSQNVVMLGAASSVIPLKPDSLLEAVKRLVPKKTVEINTRAFEMGRNACGKN; encoded by the coding sequence ATGAGCGGCAGTTTCGATATCCTGATCGTGGGCATCGGCGGGCAGGGAACGATCCTTGCCTCCAATATCCTTGGCGAAGCCTGCCTCATCGAGGGCAGGACTATCCGGGGAGCCGAGACTCACGGCATGGCCCAGCGCGGCGGCTCGGTGGAGAGCCATATCAGGATTGACGGGAAGCATGGGCCGCTGATCGCCCCCGGGCAGGCAGATCTCCTCATCTCGTTCGATCTCCTCGAAGCGCTCCGGTACTCGCATTACCTGAAGCCGGGAAAGACGATGGTCATCAACCGGGACATGGTTCACCCTACATCGGTTTTCACCCACAAGCTTACCGTCCCCAGCGAGGAAGAGGTTATTGCTGTCCTCAAGAAGTATGATCTCCGCCTCATTGATGCTGAAGAACTGGCAACAGCTGCGGGGAGCCCGCTCTCCCAGAATGTCGTGATGCTCGGGGCTGCAAGCAGCGTTATCCCCCTGAAACCTGATTCTCTCCTCGAGGCGGTAAAACGCCTTGTCCCAAAAAAGACCGTGGAGATCAATACCAGGGCATTCGAGATGGGCAGGAACGCCTGCGGGAAGAACTGA
- a CDS encoding phospholipase D-like domain-containing protein, with translation MRTLVILAIFFVSLVPIGAALQIVEFCPDPYLPDDADEYIVLSGNGTLDGITVSDNHGGFRFPAGTPAGDTVTVARSGPAYARTHGRNPDFEWMDYSPVIPNVVGGDPLKLANVKDELNLYENGVLVQKIIWPGDVKPREGQIHFRKNGVWDPRPLMIGQSRLEPKTYKNVTVTAFVLPDSSDLQFTYAVNRASREILLNVYEFSSPSMVDSLVNASKRGVNISVLVEGGPVGGISPEEKAMIARLNQSGIVTLQMTPPKGGHAPYRYDHAKYMVIDGNAVFLTSENFKFSGFPPVGKSGNRGWGVYLEDPHLAVYFSEVFRSDISHDSVIAFPGTPGTAEQVSVPTRTAEFLPQRFEDAAVSPVISPDTSDQILSLLDSAQDTIEIEQAYITNETATTLNPYLAAAINASRRGVHVRILLDSYWYNTADKNDNDEMVLLINRIASDEHLSLEARCADLRINEIEKIHNKGVIVDGRYVLVSSINWNSNSPNFNREAGVIIDHPGVARYFGQVFEDDWSPSLRTPGTQADYLKYAVAVAVIVLLLIMYYRRHRS, from the coding sequence ATGCGCACCCTCGTCATTCTTGCTATATTCTTTGTGAGTCTTGTCCCTATTGGTGCCGCCCTGCAGATTGTTGAGTTCTGTCCCGATCCATATCTGCCCGATGACGCAGATGAATATATCGTTCTATCAGGTAATGGAACGCTCGATGGAATTACGGTCTCGGATAATCATGGAGGTTTCCGGTTTCCTGCGGGAACCCCGGCAGGGGATACGGTTACCGTTGCCCGAAGCGGGCCGGCATATGCCCGGACCCATGGACGTAATCCGGATTTTGAATGGATGGACTACTCCCCGGTTATCCCCAATGTTGTCGGAGGCGATCCTCTTAAACTTGCCAATGTGAAGGACGAACTCAATCTCTATGAAAATGGAGTTCTCGTTCAGAAAATAATCTGGCCGGGAGATGTAAAACCCCGTGAAGGGCAGATCCATTTCCGGAAAAACGGGGTATGGGATCCCCGTCCGCTCATGATCGGGCAGTCGCGCCTTGAGCCAAAAACATACAAAAATGTCACAGTAACCGCCTTTGTGCTCCCGGATAGTTCCGATCTGCAATTCACCTATGCCGTCAATAGAGCGTCGCGGGAGATCCTTCTGAATGTCTATGAGTTTTCCAGCCCGTCCATGGTGGATTCTCTTGTAAATGCCAGCAAACGCGGTGTCAATATCAGCGTTCTCGTTGAAGGGGGGCCGGTTGGGGGGATATCTCCTGAGGAAAAAGCGATGATCGCGAGACTGAACCAGAGCGGGATTGTAACCCTTCAGATGACCCCGCCCAAGGGGGGGCATGCCCCTTACCGTTATGATCATGCCAAATACATGGTCATCGATGGCAATGCAGTTTTTTTAACCAGCGAAAATTTCAAATTCAGTGGTTTTCCTCCGGTTGGGAAGAGCGGCAACCGTGGCTGGGGAGTATATCTGGAAGACCCCCATCTTGCAGTATATTTTTCAGAAGTGTTCCGGTCGGATATCAGCCATGACTCGGTCATCGCGTTTCCCGGGACCCCAGGGACTGCGGAGCAGGTATCAGTACCAACGCGCACTGCGGAATTTCTGCCACAGCGGTTTGAAGATGCAGCTGTCAGCCCGGTGATCTCTCCCGATACGAGCGATCAGATCCTCAGTCTTCTCGACTCCGCGCAGGACACAATTGAGATAGAACAGGCTTATATCACCAACGAGACTGCAACGACCCTGAACCCGTACCTGGCAGCGGCTATAAATGCCTCCCGGAGGGGGGTTCATGTACGGATTCTCCTGGATTCCTACTGGTATAATACGGCGGATAAGAACGACAATGACGAAATGGTCCTCCTGATCAACCGGATTGCATCCGATGAACATCTCTCTCTTGAAGCACGGTGCGCAGATCTCCGGATCAATGAAATAGAAAAAATCCATAACAAGGGGGTGATCGTGGACGGGCGATACGTACTTGTGAGCAGTATCAACTGGAACAGCAATTCCCCGAATTTCAACCGGGAAGCCGGTGTTATAATCGATCATCCGGGTGTGGCCCGGTATTTTGGCCAGGTGTTCGAAGACGACTGGAGTCCCTCGTTGAGGACTCCCGGAACGCAAGCGGATTACCTGAAATATGCCGTGGCTGTTGCAGTGATTGTGCTGCTCCTGATAATGTATTACCGGCGCCATCGCAGCTGA
- a CDS encoding helix-turn-helix domain-containing protein, with the protein MYPPQLPPSSKTVLEILDAGGAMTHKDLVQKSHLAPRTVRYALKKLKERQLIIEKFNFRDARQIIYQNRTEQTNKPLPACV; encoded by the coding sequence ATGTATCCTCCACAACTGCCACCGTCCTCAAAGACGGTGCTCGAGATACTGGATGCTGGTGGGGCAATGACCCACAAAGATCTTGTACAGAAGAGCCACCTTGCACCCCGAACCGTGCGCTATGCGTTAAAGAAACTCAAAGAGCGGCAGCTCATCATCGAGAAGTTCAACTTCCGTGATGCCCGCCAGATCATCTACCAGAACCGTACTGAACAGACCAACAAGCCCCTGCCGGCGTGCGTATGA
- a CDS encoding site-specific DNA-methyltransferase — translation MRRRTTAPEVDQIHEGDALDLLPTVPSGTIDLIVTDPPFAIDFKAHRLNYNRKGSNVIEGYREIPEEEYALFTRTWMAEAARVLSPSGSMYVFSGWNRLKDILEGLDAAGLTTVNHLIWKYQFGVFTKKKYVTSHYHILFVVKDPKHYTFNKIDHYPEDVWVISREYWKGRKKTPTKLPSELVRKILLYSSNPGDLVLDPFLGSGTVAVVAEQEGRHFLGFEVVPDYCAFARASLDKTNNRH, via the coding sequence ATGAGGCGGAGGACGACCGCGCCCGAAGTGGATCAGATCCACGAAGGGGACGCGCTCGACCTCCTGCCAACGGTCCCTTCGGGAACCATCGACCTGATCGTCACCGATCCCCCGTTTGCCATCGACTTCAAAGCACACCGGCTCAACTACAACCGGAAAGGATCGAATGTCATCGAGGGCTACCGGGAGATTCCCGAAGAGGAGTACGCGTTGTTCACCCGCACCTGGATGGCCGAGGCGGCCCGGGTACTCTCTCCTTCGGGGAGCATGTACGTCTTCTCCGGCTGGAACAGGCTCAAGGACATTCTCGAAGGGCTGGACGCAGCCGGGCTCACGACGGTCAACCACCTGATCTGGAAATACCAGTTCGGGGTATTCACGAAGAAGAAATACGTCACCAGCCACTACCACATCCTGTTTGTGGTAAAAGATCCCAAGCATTACACGTTCAACAAGATCGATCATTATCCCGAGGATGTCTGGGTGATCAGCCGGGAGTACTGGAAAGGGCGGAAGAAGACGCCGACCAAACTCCCCTCGGAACTGGTACGGAAAATTCTCCTCTATTCCAGCAATCCCGGCGACCTGGTGCTCGATCCGTTCCTTGGTTCCGGGACCGTAGCGGTTGTTGCAGAGCAGGAAGGCCGCCATTTCCTCGGGTTTGAGGTTGTCCCTGATTATTGTGCGTTTGCCCGGGCCTCCCTGGACAAGACGAATAACAGGCACTGA
- the nadC gene encoding carboxylating nicotinate-nucleotide diphosphorylase, producing the protein MVQIHHLLHYIEEDAPFGDVTSEAIIPDVNCSAVIKAEQEGVVAGLEEAIALFEYYQVKTGSPVHDGDRVTAGAVILEMSGNARKILLVERTALNIIGRMSGIATQTRRMADIIASVSPSCRIAGTRKTAPGSRAIDKKAIRVGGGDPHRTSLSDGILIKDNHLALVPLETAVRKARAVSSYRVIEAEVETPEAAQKAAEAGADIILLDNMSPDQIRSAVGLLKKCGLRDRVVLEISGGVDENTLLTYAACGADTISMGALTHTVRNFSVTLEIRP; encoded by the coding sequence ATGGTCCAGATTCATCACCTTCTGCACTATATCGAGGAGGATGCCCCGTTCGGGGATGTGACATCGGAAGCCATCATTCCCGATGTCAACTGTTCGGCGGTTATAAAAGCCGAACAGGAGGGTGTTGTTGCTGGCCTTGAAGAGGCAATTGCACTGTTTGAATACTACCAGGTGAAAACGGGATCACCGGTTCACGACGGGGACCGGGTTACTGCGGGGGCCGTAATTCTTGAGATGTCAGGTAATGCCAGGAAGATCCTGCTCGTTGAGCGTACAGCCCTCAACATCATCGGCAGGATGAGCGGAATTGCAACACAGACACGGAGGATGGCGGATATTATTGCATCGGTCAGTCCCTCCTGCCGTATCGCCGGCACGAGGAAGACTGCACCGGGTTCGCGTGCCATCGACAAGAAAGCGATACGTGTCGGAGGCGGGGATCCCCACCGGACCAGCCTGAGTGACGGCATCCTGATCAAGGATAACCATCTCGCTCTCGTCCCGCTGGAAACCGCGGTCCGCAAAGCCCGGGCAGTATCATCATACAGGGTGATCGAAGCAGAAGTCGAAACACCCGAGGCTGCACAAAAAGCTGCAGAAGCGGGGGCCGACATTATTCTCCTGGACAACATGAGTCCGGACCAGATCCGCTCTGCTGTAGGACTCTTAAAAAAATGCGGACTCCGGGATCGTGTTGTTCTCGAAATTTCCGGGGGTGTTGACGAGAACACGCTTCTGACCTATGCAGCCTGCGGTGCCGATACCATCAGTATGGGTGCGCTCACGCATACCGTCAGGAATTTTTCCGTGACACTGGAAATCCGACCATAG